One Echinicola strongylocentroti DNA window includes the following coding sequences:
- a CDS encoding FecR family protein, producing the protein MNKDKNILKYRDYELEDFLADEFFISWAKNPDGEGGHFWEKWIAENAIKREMVLEAASMVRSLTYEKRPQLSDSAYLEIFENVLRSDPRLENEDLSQQQRSSWRSWFGLHKVAAALVFAFCIWVVVQVYIVEPQAVEAVQEVAWEISENPPGVRSTLKMGDGSTISLNASSKLSFPEHFSDSMRMVKLEGEAFFDIKKDGRPFIVELGNTQVEVMGTTFNVRNPLDGDLAVALISGKVKVKDEIGNQVILKPSEMLSVQPNGELSLTSFDPLEVTGWKNKVLVFRKSDRAEIIQKISDWYGVDVTCDPHISRSWAYSGEYKNESLENVLEGIKRTLGINYEIDGKQVKLMKGRK; encoded by the coding sequence ATGAACAAGGATAAAAACATATTGAAATACAGGGATTATGAGCTGGAAGATTTCCTGGCAGATGAGTTCTTTATTTCCTGGGCCAAAAATCCCGATGGGGAAGGGGGACACTTCTGGGAGAAGTGGATTGCCGAAAATGCCATCAAAAGGGAAATGGTTTTGGAAGCAGCTTCTATGGTACGTTCCCTGACTTATGAAAAAAGACCTCAACTATCGGATAGTGCCTACCTGGAAATTTTTGAGAATGTCCTCCGATCGGATCCTCGCTTGGAAAATGAAGATTTATCGCAGCAGCAGCGATCTTCTTGGCGATCATGGTTTGGACTTCATAAAGTAGCGGCTGCTCTCGTGTTTGCTTTTTGCATTTGGGTGGTGGTCCAGGTGTACATTGTCGAGCCCCAAGCGGTAGAAGCTGTCCAAGAAGTGGCATGGGAAATCAGCGAAAATCCACCAGGTGTTCGCTCCACGCTGAAGATGGGAGATGGCAGCACGATCAGCCTTAATGCCAGCAGTAAGTTATCGTTTCCTGAGCATTTTTCAGACTCCATGCGTATGGTAAAGCTAGAAGGGGAGGCATTTTTTGATATCAAGAAAGACGGTAGGCCATTTATCGTAGAGTTGGGCAATACGCAAGTAGAAGTGATGGGGACGACTTTTAACGTACGTAACCCTTTGGATGGTGACCTTGCGGTGGCCTTGATCTCGGGAAAAGTAAAGGTGAAGGATGAAATAGGTAATCAAGTGATCCTCAAACCTTCTGAAATGCTCAGTGTCCAGCCAAACGGAGAACTCTCCCTGACGAGTTTTGACCCACTGGAAGTCACCGGTTGGAAGAATAAGGTGTTGGTTTTCAGGAAATCTGATAGAGCAGAAATCATTCAAAAAATCAGCGACTGGTACGGGGTGGACGTCACTTGCGATCCACACATCAGCCGTTCTTGGGCTTACTCTGGAGAATATAAAAATGAATCACTCGAAAATGTCTTGGAAGGAATCAAAAGGACCCTAGGTATCAATTATGAAATAGATGGTAAGCAAGTCAAGCTGATGAAAGGAAGAAAATAA
- a CDS encoding RNA polymerase sigma factor has translation MKPRKVPEKTDKYQVRYSEKEYLEMPDEMVWTSFNKGNESTFSFLYKNYASDLFAFGYQFCGDAHLVEDCIQNLFIYLRKRRGRLGEVRSIKSYLFKCIRSEIIKRMKERGQLMDADEMHYKKSFALALSPETILIESEHRERQQKRVKHALAQLTVRQRQALLLLYEEEMSYSQIAEVMGFSDVKSARKLVYRALASLKDVFLKK, from the coding sequence ATGAAGCCCAGAAAAGTACCTGAAAAAACTGATAAATACCAAGTCCGGTATTCCGAAAAGGAGTACTTGGAAATGCCGGATGAAATGGTATGGACGTCCTTTAACAAAGGCAATGAGTCCACTTTCAGTTTCCTCTATAAAAATTACGCTTCCGACTTATTTGCTTTTGGTTACCAGTTCTGTGGCGACGCCCATTTGGTAGAAGATTGTATCCAGAACCTTTTTATATATCTCCGAAAAAGAAGGGGAAGACTTGGGGAAGTCCGTAGCATTAAGTCATACCTATTTAAATGTATTCGCAGCGAAATCATTAAAAGAATGAAGGAAAGAGGGCAGCTCATGGACGCTGATGAAATGCATTATAAAAAGTCCTTTGCACTTGCACTCTCCCCAGAGACGATCCTGATAGAATCCGAACATCGTGAACGACAGCAAAAGAGGGTAAAGCACGCATTGGCCCAGCTGACAGTGAGACAACGTCAAGCATTGTTGCTGCTTTATGAAGAAGAAATGAGCTATAGCCAAATTGCAGAAGTGATGGGTTTTTCGGATGTCAAATCTGCCAGAAAGCTCGTATACAGGGCACTCGCCAGCTTGAAAGATGTCTTTCTAAAAAAGTGA
- a CDS encoding capsule assembly Wzi family protein has protein sequence MRIRKYPSMRITIRKALILSVLLMILTFPALSQTVNLNTPFLRDYLRRQQLIGNFNSDYSMTIFPLTPEVSDLDLDDPKKNGWYQELYGQERALTFDEGKGSIKMLPEIIKGQYNSNYAFGINDGAMIPNTGLQTLISAGVYLKYGRWSLQFQPELVTAQNLPFQGFPEEHWGSTWEQYYEWLNTADIVERYGHYAYVEYLLGQSHIKYNYKNLAIGISSENIWWGPGKRNSLLMSNNAPGFLHATLETTKPFETNIGRFEGQLIAGKLNNSGYLPPGSDYRFRQTPLYVPKPDEDDRYLAGITLNYQPKWLPGLTLGYSSVSQMYWRDMDSFDDFLPIFNGGKRPADVVDLDAMQRNQLSAGYFRWASPGKLFEFYGEYGTNGNSKTFREMFMYPDLNRAFTLGFTKYIQLKDPDTYLGVQFETTQTGQSVRENILAKKSWYTHPYVRHGYTNNGQVMGAGNGPGSNVIFAEVSWNRNFTKLGFQFERIVYNNDFYYKRFEVIKDWRRKYVDLVPSLVADWQVYRFLVSAKVQYVNTLNYKWYLENSDDGTYWVPGLDKNTFVGHLSLMYLLK, from the coding sequence ATGAGAATAAGAAAATATCCATCCATGAGGATTACCATTAGAAAAGCCCTTATCCTTTCAGTTCTACTGATGATACTGACTTTTCCCGCTTTGTCACAAACGGTTAATCTTAACACACCTTTTTTGCGGGATTATCTCCGAAGGCAACAATTAATAGGGAATTTCAACTCGGATTATTCCATGACCATTTTCCCGTTAACTCCCGAGGTCAGTGACCTGGACCTGGACGACCCCAAAAAAAACGGGTGGTACCAGGAGCTGTACGGTCAGGAGCGAGCACTGACTTTCGATGAGGGCAAAGGAAGTATCAAAATGCTGCCGGAAATTATCAAAGGCCAGTATAATTCCAATTACGCTTTTGGGATAAATGACGGAGCCATGATTCCGAATACTGGATTACAGACCTTGATCAGTGCGGGAGTTTACCTGAAATATGGCAGGTGGAGCTTGCAGTTTCAGCCCGAGTTGGTGACCGCACAAAATTTACCTTTTCAAGGTTTCCCAGAAGAGCATTGGGGGTCTACTTGGGAGCAATATTATGAATGGCTGAATACGGCTGATATTGTCGAAAGGTACGGCCATTATGCTTATGTCGAATACCTCCTTGGTCAGTCCCATATCAAATACAACTACAAGAACTTGGCAATTGGGATTTCGAGTGAAAATATCTGGTGGGGACCTGGGAAGAGAAATAGCTTGCTGATGAGCAATAATGCGCCGGGTTTTCTACATGCGACCTTAGAGACTACCAAGCCCTTTGAAACGAACATAGGGCGATTTGAGGGGCAGTTGATTGCGGGAAAGTTGAATAATTCGGGGTACCTTCCTCCAGGCTCAGACTATAGGTTTAGGCAGACACCATTATATGTTCCAAAGCCCGACGAAGATGATCGGTACCTAGCAGGAATTACCCTTAATTACCAACCCAAATGGCTTCCAGGCCTGACATTAGGCTACAGTAGCGTTTCCCAGATGTATTGGCGGGACATGGACAGTTTCGATGATTTCTTGCCGATTTTCAATGGAGGCAAGAGGCCTGCCGATGTAGTGGACTTGGATGCCATGCAGCGAAATCAATTGAGTGCCGGGTATTTTAGATGGGCGAGTCCCGGGAAGCTGTTTGAATTCTATGGGGAATACGGTACCAATGGCAACAGTAAGACCTTCCGGGAGATGTTTATGTATCCAGACCTCAACAGGGCCTTTACCTTAGGGTTTACAAAATATATCCAACTAAAGGATCCAGACACCTATCTGGGAGTACAGTTCGAAACGACCCAGACAGGACAGTCAGTCCGAGAAAATATATTAGCCAAGAAAAGCTGGTATACCCATCCATATGTCCGTCACGGCTACACCAATAATGGCCAGGTTATGGGAGCGGGAAACGGACCTGGGAGCAACGTGATTTTTGCAGAAGTCAGTTGGAACAGGAATTTCACGAAACTGGGATTCCAGTTTGAACGAATCGTTTATAATAATGACTTTTACTATAAAAGGTTTGAGGTGATCAAGGACTGGCGCAGGAAGTACGTCGATTTGGTACCATCACTAGTAGCAGACTGGCAGGTGTATCGATTCTTGGTATCGGCAAAGGTCCAATATGTCAATACCCTCAACTATAAATGGTACCTCGAAAATAGTGACGATGGTACCTATTGGGTGCCAGGACTGGACAAAAATACTTTTGTGGGACATTTGAGCCTGATGTATTTATTAAAATAA
- a CDS encoding DUF4301 family protein, with amino-acid sequence MDALSEKISYQGKSLPTVLGQINRFATGFPYLSILRPAQATDGIKVLSNEEIDKLGGIYCEQKDGLNIVKFVPASGAASRMFKKLYEFLEGDGSLSRSKEADVFIKNLTKFAFYEELKNSFSEEGRDMDIVLEEQNFKLIISRFLEAEGLGYGSLPKGLLKFHRYDDQKRTPVHEHFIEGMQYAIGKGGAVKLHFTVSKEHLKGFEAACESIKAMLEKRTNILFEVSFSQQKPSTDTIAVNVDNTPFLQNDGNLLFRPGGHGALLSNLEEIDADLIFVKNIDNVTVENTSGISKKYKMAMAGMLLDLQQKVFHYLDLLKGNKSDVKAEVEGFLRNDLCVLLPNKYAEASPEEQRLWLIGKLERPIRVCGMVRNTGEPGGGPFWAKNQDGSVSLQIVEKAQIEPDKLAALLTESTHFNPVDLVCAIKKQDGSRYSLDDFSDPEAGLISEKSLNGRALKALELPGLWNGAMSDWNTVFVEVPLGTFSPVKTINDLLRDEHQAS; translated from the coding sequence ATGGATGCATTGTCTGAAAAAATCTCCTACCAAGGTAAATCCCTACCTACCGTCTTGGGACAGATCAATCGGTTTGCGACAGGTTTCCCCTACCTGTCCATCCTGAGACCTGCACAAGCTACGGATGGTATCAAGGTCCTTTCCAATGAGGAGATTGATAAGTTGGGAGGGATTTATTGTGAGCAAAAGGATGGATTGAACATTGTCAAATTTGTCCCGGCCAGCGGTGCGGCGTCGAGGATGTTTAAAAAACTCTATGAGTTTCTCGAAGGGGATGGAAGCCTATCGCGCAGTAAGGAGGCTGATGTATTTATCAAAAACCTCACAAAGTTTGCTTTTTATGAGGAGTTGAAAAATAGTTTTTCTGAAGAAGGCAGGGACATGGATATAGTGCTAGAAGAACAGAATTTCAAATTGATCATATCCAGATTTTTAGAAGCAGAAGGGCTGGGGTACGGGAGTTTGCCCAAGGGACTTTTGAAGTTTCATCGTTATGATGACCAAAAGAGAACACCGGTTCACGAGCATTTTATCGAAGGAATGCAATATGCCATTGGCAAAGGTGGAGCAGTCAAATTGCATTTTACGGTGTCGAAGGAGCATTTGAAAGGGTTTGAGGCGGCCTGTGAAAGCATAAAGGCCATGCTGGAAAAGCGAACAAATATCCTGTTTGAGGTGAGTTTTTCGCAGCAAAAACCTTCTACCGATACCATTGCGGTAAATGTGGACAATACGCCATTTCTACAAAATGACGGAAATTTACTGTTTAGACCTGGTGGGCACGGTGCATTATTAAGTAACCTGGAGGAAATCGATGCTGATTTGATTTTTGTCAAAAACATCGATAATGTCACCGTTGAAAATACAAGCGGTATTTCCAAGAAATACAAAATGGCGATGGCCGGGATGCTCCTTGATTTACAACAAAAAGTGTTTCACTACCTTGATCTTTTAAAAGGGAACAAGTCGGATGTAAAAGCAGAAGTGGAGGGTTTTTTACGCAATGATCTGTGTGTCCTACTTCCCAATAAATATGCGGAGGCTTCCCCGGAGGAACAGCGGTTGTGGTTGATCGGAAAGTTAGAAAGACCCATTCGTGTGTGTGGGATGGTGAGGAATACAGGTGAGCCGGGCGGTGGACCCTTTTGGGCAAAAAACCAAGATGGCTCAGTATCCTTGCAGATTGTCGAAAAAGCCCAGATCGAACCGGACAAGTTAGCAGCTCTTTTGACAGAAAGTACTCACTTTAACCCGGTAGATTTGGTGTGTGCCATCAAGAAACAAGATGGCAGTCGCTACTCCTTGGATGACTTTTCAGATCCTGAGGCGGGGCTCATCAGCGAAAAATCCCTTAACGGCAGAGCCTTAAAAGCACTAGAACTGCCAGGGCTGTGGAATGGCGCCATGTCCGACTGGAATACGGTTTTTGTAGAGGTGCCACTCGGTACGTTCAGTCCTGTCAAGACCATTAATGACTTGCTAAGGGACGAACACCAAGCCAGCTAG
- a CDS encoding UDP-glucose 6-dehydrogenase: MKVKKICCIGAGYVGGPTMAVIAQKCPDIYVTVVDINEERIKAWNDENLDNLPVYEPGLDKVVAEARGRNLRFCTNVEGAIQEADMIFISVNTPTKTYGEGKGQAADLKWIELCARQIAASAESDKIVVEKSTLPVRTAEAIRDILENTGNGTKFQILSNPEFLAEGTAIDDLMDPDRVLIGGETSTEEGREAMDALVEVYAHWVSREKILTTNVWSSELSKLTANAFLAQRVSSINALSELCESTEADINEVSKAIGTDSRIGNKFLKASVGFGGSCFQKDILNLVYISRSYGLTSVADYWEQVIKINDHQKGRFAKNIIRSLYNTVSGKKIAFLGWAFKKDTNDTRESAAIYVANHLLNEDAKITVFDPKVREEQMYNDLDYLNSRNQVDNRKLMKAEHCPYEACKGAHAVAVLTEWDEFVDYDWQKIYDNMLKPAQVFDGRSVLDKQKLKDIGFRVYTIGTT, translated from the coding sequence ATGAAAGTAAAAAAGATATGTTGTATTGGTGCGGGATACGTAGGCGGTCCCACCATGGCGGTAATCGCCCAAAAATGTCCAGATATCTATGTGACCGTAGTGGACATCAATGAAGAAAGAATCAAGGCATGGAATGATGAAAACCTGGACAATCTTCCAGTGTACGAACCCGGCTTGGACAAGGTAGTGGCAGAAGCAAGGGGCAGAAACCTCAGGTTCTGCACCAATGTGGAAGGCGCCATCCAAGAGGCCGACATGATATTCATCTCGGTAAATACGCCGACGAAGACTTATGGGGAAGGCAAAGGGCAAGCTGCTGATCTAAAATGGATAGAGCTATGTGCACGTCAGATCGCTGCATCAGCAGAATCAGATAAGATTGTAGTCGAGAAATCTACCTTGCCAGTAAGAACGGCCGAGGCCATAAGGGACATCTTGGAAAATACCGGTAATGGCACCAAATTCCAGATTTTATCCAATCCGGAGTTTTTGGCAGAAGGTACGGCCATAGATGATCTGATGGATCCTGATCGGGTGCTGATCGGCGGCGAGACCTCTACGGAGGAAGGAAGGGAGGCTATGGATGCCCTTGTGGAGGTGTACGCCCACTGGGTGTCCAGAGAAAAAATCCTGACTACCAATGTTTGGTCTTCCGAGCTTTCGAAACTCACCGCCAACGCTTTTTTGGCACAGCGTGTATCTTCGATCAATGCACTCTCCGAGCTTTGTGAAAGTACCGAAGCGGATATCAATGAAGTGTCCAAAGCCATCGGGACGGACAGTAGAATTGGCAATAAATTTTTGAAAGCTTCCGTAGGTTTTGGTGGGTCATGCTTTCAGAAGGACATTCTCAACTTGGTATACATCAGTAGAAGTTATGGGCTGACCAGCGTGGCCGACTATTGGGAGCAGGTCATCAAGATCAATGACCACCAAAAGGGAAGATTTGCCAAAAACATCATACGTTCACTGTACAATACCGTTAGCGGAAAGAAAATCGCTTTTCTCGGCTGGGCATTTAAGAAAGATACAAATGATACCCGAGAATCTGCCGCCATCTACGTCGCCAACCATTTGCTCAACGAAGATGCCAAAATAACAGTCTTTGACCCGAAAGTAAGGGAAGAGCAAATGTACAATGACCTGGATTACCTGAACTCCAGAAACCAAGTGGACAATAGAAAGCTCATGAAGGCCGAGCACTGCCCGTATGAGGCCTGCAAGGGGGCACATGCCGTGGCGGTATTGACAGAGTGGGATGAGTTTGTCGATTATGACTGGCAAAAAATCTACGATAATATGCTCAAACCTGCTCAGGTATTTGACGGCAGGAGTGTACTGGATAAGCAAAAACTGAAGGACATCGGGTTTAGAGTATACACCATAGGAACAACATAA
- a CDS encoding heparinase II/III domain-containing protein: MIARALLIAWLMVVSTLVSSQTVSNNAGYASHPRMLIGQEQLMALKASMMENRCWSALNDLLLDEANGLVSQPLTPIHFKGKTMLPQAREIFRKISYLSYAYQLTKEEAFAHRGIEELMHAAQLDTWNPDVFLDVAELTMAVAIGYDWLYPVMSERERRLIKEAIVQKGLKPSYDEKYNRFLQLDNNWNQVCNAAMVWGALAIYDEEPILAEKTIARAVSSAMKPIKKYGDHGGFAEGPMYWTYGTTYHVLMLEALAGAYWNTRIPLYSEGFLRSGQFFLNMIANSGRAFNWSDALEKHCLNPAIFWLANKTGDSSLLWNEKKILENRDYHGLVTSRFLPMVLLFGAGRSPEDISAPSSRLWTGSGDNEVVTMRTSWEDPSGIFLGFKLGNAQEHHAHMDMGAFVMEAEGVRWAKDLGMQDYHSLSSKKVNLWDSSQDGGRWTVFRYNNHGHNTLTLDDSLMDVRGQAKLLRSSDSEGFQYAIGDLTDVFLRKDRKILRGVAIRHQNQVVIRDEISASPEAVKIRWKMVTPGKVITRGNEAILMKNGKELRLQVHAPKEAQLKVWPANNHHRYDAANEGARVVGFELQVKKNCSEVIEVRLLTGGGQIDQAPSLPLSEWD; encoded by the coding sequence GTGATTGCAAGAGCTCTTTTGATCGCTTGGTTAATGGTTGTATCCACTTTGGTCAGCAGCCAGACGGTAAGCAATAATGCCGGCTACGCTTCACATCCACGTATGTTGATTGGCCAAGAACAGCTTATGGCCCTCAAGGCTTCGATGATGGAAAACCGATGTTGGTCGGCGTTGAATGACCTCCTGTTGGATGAAGCCAATGGCCTAGTGAGCCAACCGCTAACCCCTATCCATTTTAAAGGGAAGACGATGCTTCCGCAGGCCAGGGAGATTTTTCGAAAAATCAGCTACCTCAGCTACGCTTATCAGTTGACGAAGGAAGAAGCATTTGCCCATCGTGGCATTGAGGAACTGATGCACGCTGCACAACTTGATACATGGAATCCTGATGTTTTTTTGGATGTGGCAGAGTTGACCATGGCAGTGGCTATTGGGTATGATTGGTTATACCCCGTGATGAGTGAAAGGGAGCGCAGGCTGATCAAGGAGGCCATTGTCCAAAAAGGGCTAAAGCCGTCGTATGATGAAAAATACAACCGGTTTTTACAGCTGGACAATAACTGGAACCAGGTTTGCAATGCGGCCATGGTCTGGGGAGCCTTGGCTATTTATGATGAGGAGCCAATATTAGCCGAAAAAACCATTGCCAGAGCAGTAAGTAGCGCCATGAAGCCCATTAAAAAATATGGTGATCATGGTGGTTTTGCGGAAGGTCCCATGTACTGGACATACGGTACCACTTATCATGTACTGATGCTGGAGGCATTGGCAGGTGCGTATTGGAATACCCGCATTCCTCTTTACTCGGAAGGGTTTTTACGGTCCGGCCAGTTCTTTTTAAATATGATTGCCAATTCCGGCAGAGCTTTCAATTGGAGCGATGCCTTGGAGAAACATTGTCTGAACCCAGCAATTTTCTGGTTGGCCAATAAGACTGGAGATTCTTCTTTACTGTGGAATGAAAAGAAGATTTTGGAGAACCGAGATTACCACGGTTTGGTGACGTCAAGGTTCCTGCCCATGGTGTTACTGTTCGGTGCGGGCCGATCCCCAGAGGATATTTCTGCTCCATCATCGAGACTATGGACGGGAAGCGGTGATAATGAGGTGGTGACTATGCGCACTTCTTGGGAAGACCCTTCTGGGATATTCCTCGGGTTTAAGCTAGGCAATGCCCAAGAACACCATGCCCATATGGATATGGGGGCATTTGTGATGGAAGCCGAAGGTGTTCGATGGGCAAAAGACTTGGGGATGCAGGATTATCATTCCCTATCCTCCAAAAAAGTAAATCTTTGGGACAGTAGCCAAGATGGTGGCAGGTGGACGGTATTCCGGTACAATAACCATGGCCATAATACGCTTACATTGGACGATTCACTGATGGATGTGCGTGGTCAGGCCAAATTACTCAGGAGCAGTGATAGCGAAGGTTTTCAATATGCCATTGGGGATTTGACGGATGTCTTCTTAAGAAAGGACCGCAAAATACTGAGGGGGGTCGCGATTAGGCATCAAAACCAAGTGGTCATCAGGGATGAGATCAGTGCTTCCCCTGAAGCAGTGAAGATCAGGTGGAAAATGGTCACTCCTGGCAAGGTCATCACTCGTGGAAACGAAGCCATTTTAATGAAAAATGGAAAAGAGCTGAGGCTCCAAGTCCATGCTCCCAAGGAGGCACAACTAAAAGTATGGCCGGCCAACAACCATCACCGCTATGATGCTGCCAATGAAGGGGCGCGCGTGGTTGGTTTTGAGCTGCAAGTGAAGAAAAACTGTTCAGAAGTCATCGAGGTGAGACTGCTCACCGGTGGGGGGCAGATCGACCAAGCGCCGTCACTTCCACTTTCGGAATGGGACTAA
- a CDS encoding MBOAT family O-acyltransferase → MLFNSLDFAVFLPLVFICYWYVFNKNIKQQNTLLLVASYVFYGWWDWRFLSLILFSTVLDFMIGKGMERSTNEGKRKWLLTCSVLVNLGLLGFFKYYNFFAESFTEMFSFFGQSIHPRAISIVLPVGISFYTFQTLSYSIDVYKRKLDPAKDFVGFATFVSFFPQLVAGPIERATHLLPQFYKKRKFDYGLAADGTKQILWGFFKKVVIADNCAEYVNIIFQNYQDYSASTLVLGAVMFAFQIYGDFSGYSDIAIGISRLFGFDLMKNFAFPYFSRDMAEFWRRWHISLSTWFRDYLYIPLGGSRGGLGMKIRNTFIIFLVSGFWHGANWTFIIWGALNALYFLPLMLSGNNRNNLDQVAQGRMFPTFREAGQVLLTFGLTCLAWVFFRAESVTMAVDYIAQMFSPTLLVKPEVFPVRILALVVLFVAIEWTGREGDFAIQSIGVRWRRPLRYGVYYSVFMLIYFAGNFSDEIEFIYFQF, encoded by the coding sequence ATGTTGTTTAACTCACTTGATTTTGCGGTTTTCCTGCCATTGGTATTTATTTGCTATTGGTACGTTTTCAATAAGAATATCAAGCAGCAAAATACCCTCTTACTGGTGGCAAGCTACGTGTTTTATGGCTGGTGGGATTGGCGGTTTTTATCGTTGATCCTGTTCAGTACGGTGCTTGATTTTATGATTGGCAAGGGCATGGAAAGGTCCACCAATGAAGGCAAAAGAAAGTGGCTCTTGACCTGTAGTGTATTGGTGAATTTAGGGTTATTGGGTTTCTTTAAGTACTATAATTTCTTTGCGGAAAGCTTTACAGAAATGTTCAGTTTCTTTGGGCAGTCCATCCACCCAAGGGCCATCAGTATTGTACTACCAGTGGGGATTAGCTTTTATACATTTCAGACGCTGAGTTATTCGATCGATGTGTACAAGCGAAAGCTCGATCCGGCGAAGGACTTTGTGGGATTTGCGACGTTTGTGAGTTTTTTTCCCCAGTTGGTAGCAGGGCCTATTGAAAGAGCAACACATTTATTGCCTCAGTTTTACAAAAAGCGAAAATTTGACTACGGGCTGGCTGCAGATGGTACCAAGCAGATATTATGGGGTTTTTTCAAGAAAGTGGTGATAGCTGATAATTGTGCAGAATATGTCAATATTATCTTCCAAAATTATCAGGACTATTCGGCCAGTACTTTGGTACTGGGAGCGGTTATGTTTGCCTTTCAGATCTACGGTGATTTCTCGGGTTATTCTGATATTGCCATTGGGATTTCGAGGCTGTTTGGGTTTGACCTGATGAAGAATTTTGCCTTTCCGTATTTCTCTAGGGACATGGCCGAGTTTTGGCGGAGGTGGCACATTTCTCTGTCTACCTGGTTTAGGGATTACCTGTATATTCCGCTTGGCGGGAGCCGGGGAGGCTTGGGTATGAAAATCCGAAATACCTTTATTATTTTTCTGGTCAGCGGATTTTGGCACGGAGCCAATTGGACGTTTATCATCTGGGGAGCCTTAAATGCCCTCTACTTTTTGCCACTAATGTTATCAGGAAACAACAGGAATAATCTTGACCAAGTGGCTCAGGGAAGAATGTTTCCTACTTTCCGAGAGGCTGGTCAGGTACTGCTTACTTTTGGTTTGACCTGTTTGGCCTGGGTGTTTTTCAGAGCAGAAAGCGTCACAATGGCTGTAGACTACATTGCCCAGATGTTCTCGCCTACCTTATTGGTGAAGCCGGAGGTATTTCCGGTCAGGATATTGGCCTTGGTGGTGCTGTTTGTAGCAATAGAATGGACAGGGAGAGAAGGGGATTTTGCCATTCAGTCAATAGGGGTAAGGTGGAGACGGCCATTGCGATATGGCGTTTATTATAGCGTGTTTATGTTGATCTACTTTGCCGGAAATTTCTCCGATGAAATCGAGTTTATTTACTTCCAATTTTAG
- a CDS encoding WecB/TagA/CpsF family glycosyltransferase — protein sequence MSYQLLGTEVDAFSLNSLLDFVVNSVRLKEKNVILSQNLHGIYTYHKSNSAQLKSLYAIAKKRIDGMPLVWLGKAMGYPLSKENRLTWVDLMDPLMKRIRDEKLKVFYLGADEVSVSKGVKMLKDKFEGLDINYRHGYFDTNITSQENQEVVELINAYDPAILIVGMGMPRQEHWILANKGDLNATVIMTCGAAIEYVAGTVSTPPRWMGRSGLEWLYRLQENPNRFWFRYLIEPWYIFRLAANDLRRLPTKRLKS from the coding sequence ATGTCTTACCAACTGCTTGGAACTGAAGTGGATGCGTTTAGCTTGAATTCACTCCTTGACTTTGTCGTGAATTCGGTACGGTTAAAGGAAAAGAACGTCATTCTCAGCCAAAACCTTCACGGAATCTACACTTATCATAAGTCCAATTCGGCCCAACTAAAGAGCCTTTATGCCATTGCAAAAAAACGGATTGATGGCATGCCGCTGGTATGGCTCGGCAAGGCCATGGGCTATCCGCTATCAAAGGAAAATAGGCTTACTTGGGTGGATTTAATGGATCCATTGATGAAGAGGATCCGAGATGAAAAGTTGAAGGTATTTTACCTTGGGGCGGATGAGGTCAGTGTTTCCAAAGGTGTGAAAATGCTGAAAGATAAGTTTGAAGGCCTTGATATCAACTATCGCCATGGATATTTCGATACCAACATAACCAGTCAGGAAAATCAGGAAGTGGTAGAGCTGATCAATGCCTACGATCCAGCTATCCTGATCGTAGGAATGGGAATGCCTCGCCAGGAACATTGGATCTTGGCAAATAAGGGCGACCTGAATGCGACAGTAATCATGACCTGTGGTGCTGCTATTGAATACGTGGCTGGCACGGTGAGTACGCCACCTCGATGGATGGGAAGAAGTGGACTGGAGTGGCTGTACAGGCTCCAAGAAAACCCCAACCGTTTTTGGTTTCGCTACCTTATCGAACCATGGTACATTTTTAGATTGGCAGCCAATGACCTCAGAAGGCTTCCTACGAAAAGACTCAAATCCTAA